A region from the Vicia villosa cultivar HV-30 ecotype Madison, WI linkage group LG3, Vvil1.0, whole genome shotgun sequence genome encodes:
- the LOC131662465 gene encoding zinc finger BED domain-containing protein RICESLEEPER 2-like — protein MDMSDAVIVKSSRLKSVVWNDFDRIKKGDTCVAVCRHCKKKLSGSSTSGTSHLRNHLIRCQRRSNHGLAQYITAREKRKEGTLAIANFNLDQDSNKDDTLNLVNIKFEQAQLKEESLNTGSSNFDQRRSRFDLARMIILHGYPLAMVEHVGFRAFIKNLQPLFELVTLNRVEADCIEIYEKERKKMNEMLDKLPGKISLSADVWTATDYAEYLCLTSNYIDESWQLRKRILNFIQIDPSHTQDMLSQAVMSCLMDWDIDRKLFSMILDSTSTCDNIASRIGERLMQNRFLYCKGQLFDIRCVVDILNVMSQIALGGISEIVNKIRETSRYIKSSQTVLGKFHEMAKEVGIMTQKCLFQDNPTQWNSTYSMLEAALEFKDVLILLKENIGDCNISLSEGEWERLSLSEVEWERLTTVTGYLKLFVEVINIFTRSKYPTANIYFPELCDVKLHLIEWCKNSDACISSLVLKMRSKFDEYWEKCSLGLAVAAMLDPRFKMKLVDYYYPQIYGSMSASRIEEVFEGVKDLYSEHSIGSPLASHDQGLAWQVGNGSSQLCLPWSAKDSRDRLMGFDKYLHETSQGEGAKSDLEKYLEEPLFPRNVDFNILNWWKVHTPRYPVLSMMARNVLGIPMSKVAPELAFNYSGRTLDRDWSSLSSATVQALVCSQDWIRSELEN, from the coding sequence ATGGACATGTCTGATGCTGTGATTGTCAAATCTAGTAGGTTGAAATCTGTTGTATGGAATGATTTTGACAGGATTAAAAAAGGCGACACATGTGTGGCTGTTTGTAGGCATTGTAAAAAGAAGCTGAGTGGATCAAGTACGAGTGGAACGTCACATCTAAGGAACCATTTAATCAGGTGTCAGAGAAGGTCTAACCATGGTCTAGCGCAATACATTACAGCGAGAGAAAAGAGAAAGGAAGGGACTCTTGCAATTGCAAATTTCAATTTGGATCAAGATTCAAACAAAGATGATACCCTTAACCTTGTGAATATCAAATTTGAGCAGGCACAGTTGAAAGAAGAATCTCTCAACACTGGAAGTAGTAACTTCGATCAAAGACGTAGTCGATTTGATCTTGCCCGCATGATTATTCTACACGGATATCCCTTGGCCATGGTTGAACATGTTGGTTTCAGAGCTTTTATAAAAAACCTACAGCCCTTGTTTGAGCTTGTTACATTGAATCGGGTTGAGGCTGATTGTATTGAGATATATGAGAAAGAGAGGAAAAAGATGAATGAGATGTTGGATAAATTACCTGGAAAGATCAGTCTTAGCGCTGATGTGTGGACTGCAACAGATTATGCTGAGTATTTGTGTTTGACATCAAATTACATCGATGAATCATGGCAGTTAAGAAAGAGGATATTAAATTTTATACAGATTGATCCTTCTCATACTCAAGACATGCTTTCACAAGCTGTGATGTCTTGTTTGATGGATTGGGATATTGACCGTAAGTTGTTCTCCATGATTTTGGACAGTACTTCTACCTGTGATAACATTGCATCTAGAATCGGTGAGAGACTTATGCAAAACAGGTTTCTTTATTGTAAAGGTCAATTATTTGATATACGCTGTGTTGTGGATATTCTTAATGTCATGTCTCAGATTGCTTTGGGAGGTATAAGTGAGATAGTCAATAAGATTCGTGAAACATCTCGATATATTAAAAGTTCACAAACTGTACTGGGAAAGTTCCATGAGATGGCTAAAGAAGTCGGGATCATGACTCAAAAATGCTTATTTCAAGATAATCCAACGCAATGGAATTCGACATATTCAATGCTTGAAGCTGCTTTAGAATTCAAGGATGTTTTAATTCTTTTGAAAGAAAATATCGGTGACTGTAATATCTCTTTATCTGAAGGAGAGTGGGAGAGGCTCTCTTTATCTGAAGTAGAGTGGGAGAGGCTCACCACAGTTACCGGCTACTTAAAGCTTTTTGTCGAGGTTATAAATATTTTCACTAGGAGCAAGTATCCAACTGCAAATATATATTTCCCCGAGCTCTGTGATGTTAAGTTACATTTGATTGAATGGTGCAAGAATTCAGATGCGTGTATCAGTTCTTTGGTGTTGAAGATGAGAAGCAAGTTTGACGAGTATTGGGAAAAATGCAGCTTAGGGTTGGCAGTTGCTGCCATGTTAGACCCTCGATTCAAGATGAAGTTGGTCGACTATTATTATCCCCAAATCTATGGTAGCATGTCCGCAAGTCGGATTGAAGAGGTTTTCGAGGGTGTGAAGGATCTTTACAGCGAACATTCCATAGGCTCGCCCTTAGCTTCTCATGACCAAGGATTAGCCTGGCAAGTTGGTAACGGTAGTAGTCAACTTTGCTTGCCGTGGTCTGCGAAGGACTCAAGGGACAGGCTGATGGGGTTTGACAAATACCTCCATGAAACTTCTCAAGGCGAAGGTGCAAAATCAGATCTAGAAAAGTACTTAGAAGAGCCTCTTTTTCCGCGTAACGTTGATTTCAACATATTAAACTGGTGGAAAGTTCACACTCCGAGATATCCTGTCTTATCCATGATGGCACGAAATGTTCTAGGAATTCCAATGTCAAAGGTTGCACCGGAGTTGGCATTTAACTATAGCGGAAGGACCCTTGACCGTGATTGGAGCTCACTTAGTTCGGCTACTGTCCAAGCTTTGGTGTGTTCACAGGATTGGATACGGAGTGAACTGGAAAACTAG